A stretch of the Erpetoichthys calabaricus chromosome 3, fErpCal1.3, whole genome shotgun sequence genome encodes the following:
- the LOC127527085 gene encoding uncharacterized protein K02A2.6-like — protein MEHTTRKKPAYKTTVSLNGQQLRMEVDSGSACSLISDNTYKKLWPNNPPPLVRTDSILWQWSQAPLQVQGKIKVQVEYRHIKTALSLLVVRGQGTSLFGRDSFEALGIELTGVHIIQQHHVTALLEKYAEVFQKICACRGPPISIEVDPTVSPKFFKARPVPFALKQRIDEALDDLAEQGIFVQWATPIVPVTKGDGSLSICGDYRCTVNTAVKLDVYPLPTVAEMFSTLARGVIVTKLDLKQAYQQLVLDEPSSELLTINAHRGLYCAQWLQFGVSAAFAIFQRFMDTLLADILGVQPYLDDILITGKTPEEHDARLEKVLCQISEVGLRLQKDRCVFAATEVEFLGFRVDKEGTIPPVRTWKLS, from the coding sequence ATGGAACACACAACCCGCAAGAAGCCCGCATATAAGACTACAGTTTCACTGAATGGCCAGCAACTAAGAATGGAAGTTGATTCTGGATCAGCTTGTAGTTTGATTAGTGATAATACTTACAAAAAGCTGTGGCCAAATAACCCACCTCCACTGGTACGTACAGATAGTATATTGTGGCAGTGGTCTCAGGCCCCACTCCAAGTGCAAGGTAAGATCAAAGTTCAGGTTGAGTATCGCCATATAAAGACTGCCTTATCACTTCTTGTTGTTCGGGGTCAGGGTACTAGCTTGTTTGGAAGAGACTCGTTTGAAGCACTTGGAATAGAATTAACAGGGGTGCACATAATTCAGCAGCACCATGTGACAGCTCTCCTGGAAAAGTATGCAGAAGTGTTCCAGAAAATCTGTGCATGTAGAGGACCACCCATTTCAATTGAAGTGGACCCTACAGTTTCACCAAAATTCTTTAAGGCTCGCCCTGTACCTTTTGCTCTTAAGCAGAGGATTGATGAGGCATTAGATGATCTGGCTGAGCAAGGCATTTTTGTACAATGGGCAACACCCATTGTCCCTGTCACAAAAGGGGATGGAAGTTTAAGTATCTGTGGTGATTACAGATGTACTGTTAATACAGCAGTAAAACTTGATGTTTATCCTTTACCAACTGTTGCAGAGATGTTCTCCACACTGGCAAGGGGTGTCATTGTTACTAAATTAGACCTTAAACAAGCGTACCAGCAGCTAGTTCTTGATGAACCTTCATCTGAGCTGTTAACAATTAATGCGCACAGGGGGCTGTACTGCGCTCAATGGCTGCAATTTGGGGTCTCTGCAgcttttgccattttccagcGTTTTATGGATACTCTGCTGGCAGATATTCTAGGTGTACAGCCATACCTGGATGACATTTTAATCACTGGGAAAACTCCAGAGGAGCACGATGCACGTTTGGAGAAAGTGTTATGTCAAATCTCTGAAGTCGGACTTAGACTTCAAAAGGACAGATGTGTTTTTGCTGCTACTGAAGTGGAGTTTCTCGGATTCAGAGTAGATAAAGAGGGCACCATCCCACCAGTGAGAACCTGGAAGCTATCATGA